From the Coffea eugenioides isolate CCC68of chromosome 1, Ceug_1.0, whole genome shotgun sequence genome, the window GGGTCCTTCATCTTCATGGTGAACCTGTAACTTTGAAGGGAGAAAAAGAGTGGAATGAAAGCAGAAATGAAGTGAAAGATATGGAGAATTTCGTGCCGTGAAATTTCCATTTCATAACCCAGTGATCAAGAGGATTTTGTTACTTGTCTTTCAATGCTGGTAATTAATTCTACCCACCAAACTTACCAGTTTACAGAGTGTTTCTAATCTTCTACTCGTACGTTATCCTAGTAACTTCAGCGAGTAAAATAGCAGTACTATTAAGATACGGTACGATAAAAAGGATTTTCAAATATGTTTGCAtagcaaatttttttaaaataacaatATATATTTCGCTTGAATAGTAAGTATATTGtttaacatattttttttatatttttaattattattttattttacatatattgCATCacttacagtaattatttcgaATGATTACTCTGTCCAGACAAAGCCAGGCCTATGACTAATGAGTAATGAGTAATGAGCGTGATGGAAAAGGGTAAAACCGGCTGAATGTCGGTTAGCTTTCTGCACATTTGCAGAGTAAGTTAGCATGGAATCTTcctccatatatatatatatatattttgtggGATCTGCATTTGCTAGGAAATAGCATAGAAAGATCTGATCACAATTACCCTTCatgggaaaatttttttttcctttcttttcttttttgtggtAGAATTAAGCACCCCCAAGAGAAAAATTCAAACGCACAGCATAATTGAAAAAGCATATTAAGTTCAATCACCCAATATGACAGATAGAGGGCAGCACAGGTACAAGAAAGTAACAGAACCTGCTTATCAATTTAGCTGATAAAAACGTGCAGTTATAACTCCTTATACGTGACTTCAATTTTTCTGAGAGTCTATTCTAACATATGGCCCCAGAGCTTTCATTTCACTTCACACGGTGCCCCGCCACCCCTCCAATTGTCACTTGTCATAGGTTTGGGTTTTAGTCTGCGGTCCTGACGGACTCGTGAGGACTGAGGAGAGGGTCGGTGGCCGTGAAGTTTTATGCGTAATTGCGGAGGACAAAGGATGAATTGGGGGGCTCCTCGAGGCATGGGAGCAGCCATTGGCCAGCAGCCACTGCTTTTAGGCCAGCAGCCACTGCTTTTGTTGCAGATATAGTAAAAGTTTTTGTATTCACTAGAATTTGGAACATGAAGGTTAGACTTGAAAGACTAAAAGGCAAACAGAGGGTTCATTTTACTCAGATTAAAGAAACCAACAAATTTGATGTTGCCATTTGCCAGCAAGAACCCCATCTCCAAATTGACAAATGACGCTggtaattatatatatatatatcacatccaaaaaaattataatattttttttaaaaaaatatatatatctaaaTAATCTACTATCTAAACACACTCACTATTACTAATAAATGCGTAAATCTAAAATCGTGTTACAAATGACAGTGACACGAATCTTCCCTCTTCACCGTAAAAATAAATTCCGCAGATCTGCTATCAAAAGGTTTGCCCCCCAAAAAAAACTTTTCAGTTCAATCTCAAATCAATGTATCAAGCAAAAGATTTAGGTGTCAATTTATGACACCTCTACTCGTATGAATACATGAATTGTCCCACTTTATACACCCACATGCACACCTAATGTACCCATACACCAAATACTACACTTGTATAGCACATGTATGTATACATAATTTataaggaaggaaaaaaaaaaagaagaagaaaagtaaaacaagtgaAGAGAAGGGGGTAGGTATGAGATTGACCGAACCATCCATGTACCATATTCTCCCCTCCCTTCCCCCTCCAAGTCTTCTCTTATCATCATCACATTTCTTCCCATCAGCTCCCTCACCGTCACCCACCCCCCATCCCCTCCCTATATAAAAGCCTTCCCTCCTCCCTTCTTTCCTTTCTCAGCTTGGACGTTTTCTTTTGCCAAGAGAACTACAAGCTTTTTAGGGCCCCAAGTCTTTTACATTTGTTTCATTTtagtccctttttttttttttcattctttacAATTAATCCGAACGAATAAAGAGCTAGCAATCCGTTCCCTCTTTCGTCGTCGTCGGGTATGAATCTCAAGTCCATAATTCCGCCGGGTCTCACCCTGACTCACCGGGTCAGCTCGACCCGACTCGTTATCCAGGCTGTCCACCGTTTCGACTCGGCCAGCACTCACACGAGTGTGAACACTAGTACGAACGGCTCGGCAGCTGCCGCTCCAGCGCCGAATGCTAGCACTGGGAAATTGAGCTTGAACGTCTCAGGCCATGTCGGCGCGAACCGAGCCGACTGGCAAAGCTCTTGCGCAATTTTAGCCAGCAAGGTCGTCTCTCAACAGCAGGATACCGAGACAAGTGGCTGTACCGGTGGAAAAATCACCACCGTCAACGGCCACAAGGCTAGTCTAGATCTGGTTCCGATAGACAATCTGCCCAAGCCACTCTCCATCGCAGACCTCTCTCCAGCTCCGATGCACGGCTCGAAGCTCCGCGTCGCCTACCAAGGCGTTCCCGGAGCTTTCAGCGAAGCTGCCGCCGGCAAAGCTTATCCGAACTGCGAAGCCATCCCTTGCGACCAATTCGAAGTTGCATTCCAAGCTGTCGAGCTGTGGATCGCTGACAGAGCAGTTCTCCCGGTAGAAAACTCCCTCGGCGGTTCTATTCACCGGAACTACGACCTCCTCCTCCGCCACCGTCTACACATCGTCGGCGAAGTCCAACTCCCAGTCCACCACTGCCTGTTAGCTCTCCCAGGCGTCCGGAAAGAGTATCTCAGCCGCGTTATCAGCCATCCGCAAGCCCTAGCCCAGTGCGAACACACGCTCACCAAAATGGGCCTAAACGTGACCCGAGAAGCCGTCGACGATACCGCGGGAGCTGCAGAATTCGTCGCGGCAAATAACCTCCGCGACACGGCGGCGATTGCCTCAGCACGCGCCGCCGAGCTGTACGGCCTAAGCATCCTAGAAGACGGCATTCAGGACGATTCCAGTAACGTCACCAGATTCGTCATGCTAGCCAGAGAGCCGATAATCCCACGAACGGATCGGCCGTTCAAGACGAGCATTGTCTTCGCTCACGACAAAGGGACCAGCGTGTTGTTCAAGGTTTTGTCGGCCTTCGCATTTCGGAACATTAGCTTGACGAAGATCGAGTCGCGGCCGCACCGGAATCGGCCGATACGACTGGTGGACGACGCCAACGTCGGAACGGCCAAGCACTTCGAGTACATGTT encodes:
- the LOC113763843 gene encoding arogenate dehydratase/prephenate dehydratase 6, chloroplastic-like; translation: MNLKSIIPPGLTLTHRVSSTRLVIQAVHRFDSASTHTSVNTSTNGSAAAAPAPNASTGKLSLNVSGHVGANRADWQSSCAILASKVVSQQQDTETSGCTGGKITTVNGHKASLDLVPIDNLPKPLSIADLSPAPMHGSKLRVAYQGVPGAFSEAAAGKAYPNCEAIPCDQFEVAFQAVELWIADRAVLPVENSLGGSIHRNYDLLLRHRLHIVGEVQLPVHHCLLALPGVRKEYLSRVISHPQALAQCEHTLTKMGLNVTREAVDDTAGAAEFVAANNLRDTAAIASARAAELYGLSILEDGIQDDSSNVTRFVMLAREPIIPRTDRPFKTSIVFAHDKGTSVLFKVLSAFAFRNISLTKIESRPHRNRPIRLVDDANVGTAKHFEYMFYVDFEASMAEVRAQNALAEVQEFTSFLRVLGSYPMDMTPWCPSRGE